The DNA window cggatttttaaaaatgttcttctaATAACAAAGGAGCCAGTGactgaattttcaaaattacCTGTAATCCACCTTCTGCCAAGagcctcctctttctttttttttttttttaaacatattctgAAATAATCAGCTCAAAGACATAGGagccttcattcttttttcttttattatattttctcaaataaacttcccaaaaggaagatattttaagAGCATTTTCAAACATCTTTGGCatcacataaaaaagaaatctcgTGTAAAAAACGAAATGTCATCTGAACTTTTATAATACAAAGGCGCAATCCAAtatgaacatataaaatatatacaaatatagtgCATGGTCAGTCACTTAATACAGCTCTCTacaaaaaagtaactttttagaaattaaaaaaaccaaaataaccaCTTAATCACAGAAGTCCTCTTTTCTCCCAGTGTCCAAGTTCCTGTTGAGTGTCCCAAAGGAAGAGAGGTGGGTTGGGAGTTTAGGGGGAGGGGTGACCTGAGCCCCTCAGTTCCGCCACGGCCTCCACATGGAGTCCGCCGTGAGCGAGGGGCCGCTGGAAGGCGACACTGCGTTCGGGCCCACGGAGGTCCCGCTGTTGCTGGTATAGACTGGGATGACGGGGCCACTGTGAGCGAAGGCCCCGTTGGGGATGAGGAAGGCAAATTGGCCGTCTGGAGCCGGCACCACCTGGAAACCGCCGAACACCTTAGCAGCCTCTCCAGCGGGGCTGCCCAGCTTGCAGGGCGCGCCGCCGGGAGGGGGCGCCGCGCCCCCGGGGATGGGCACGAGCGGCGGTGGCGGCGCGAATGGCGCGTGCTGCGGACCGCCGGGTcccggcgggggcggcggcggcggcgcctgcAAGGCGGGGTGCGGCTGCCCCGGGTAGGTCATGGCGTTGATCTGGGTCATGCAGTTGGCCAGGTGGCCGAGCAGCCGGGTGCG is part of the Mustela nigripes isolate SB6536 chromosome 2, MUSNIG.SB6536, whole genome shotgun sequence genome and encodes:
- the HES1 gene encoding transcription factor HES-1, producing the protein MPADIMEKNSSSPVAATPASVNTTPDKPKTASEHRKSSKPIMEKRRRARINESLSQLKTLILDALKKDSSRHSKLEKADILEMTVKHLRNLQRAQMTAALSTDPSVLGKYRAGFSECMNEVTRFLSTCEGVNTEVRTRLLGHLANCMTQINAMTYPGQPHPALQAPPPPPPPGPGGPQHAPFAPPPPLVPIPGGAAPPPGGAPCKLGSPAGEAAKVFGGFQVVPAPDGQFAFLIPNGAFAHSGPVIPVYTSNSGTSVGPNAVSPSSGPSLTADSMWRPWRN